The proteins below come from a single Danaus plexippus chromosome 9 unlocalized genomic scaffold, MEX_DaPlex mxdp_24, whole genome shotgun sequence genomic window:
- the LOC116767533 gene encoding glutathione S-transferase 1-like isoform X2 encodes MILGDMLGLNFDYREPDLIKLEHRSPEFKKINPMATIPVLQDGDVTICESHAIMKYLVNKYGGERCERLYPADLSVRANIDQLMFYDAGVLFVRLKVVALPTMLQGLTGPTKEQVADIDEGYTVLEAYLNKHSYIATDHLTIADLSVGTTTTALQSIHKLDKNRFPLSAEWLERLKGEKSFKKFNEPSVKELSTILNVFWKKNKERV; translated from the exons ATGATTCTAGGTGATATGCTAGGATTAAATTTCGACTATAGGGAAcctgatttaataaaactggAGCATCGATCTCCAGAATTTAAGAAG ATAAACCCCATGGCAACCATCCCTGTGCTTCAGGATGGAGATGTAACTATATGTGAAAG TCACGCAATTATGAAATAcctagtaaataaatatggtgGTGAGAGATGTGAAAGGCTTTATCCCGCTGATTTGAGCGTCCGAGCTAACATTGATCAACTAATGTTCTATGATGCTGGGGTCTTGTTTGTTAGGCTTAAGGTTGTCGCG ctACCAACAATGCTTCAAGGATTAACAGGTCCAACCAAAGAGCAAGTTGCTGATATTGATGAAGGTTACACAGTACTCGAggcctatttaaataaacactcgTATATAGCAACTGATCATTTAACTATAGCTGATTTATCTGTTGGCACAACAACTACAGCATTGCAGTCAATACACAAGCTAGATAAAAATAG GTTTCCTCTAAGTGCAGAATGGCTGGAACGATTAAAGGGTGAAAAGtctttcaaaaaatttaatgaacctAGTGTAAAAGAATTATCCACAATATTAAACGTATTTTGGAAGAAAAATAAGGAGCgagtttaa
- the LOC116767533 gene encoding glutathione S-transferase 1-like isoform X1 — MSKVTKLPRLLLYKRNASPPSSAVMILGDMLGLNFDYREPDLIKLEHRSPEFKKINPMATIPVLQDGDVTICESHAIMKYLVNKYGGERCERLYPADLSVRANIDQLMFYDAGVLFVRLKVVALPTMLQGLTGPTKEQVADIDEGYTVLEAYLNKHSYIATDHLTIADLSVGTTTTALQSIHKLDKNRFPLSAEWLERLKGEKSFKKFNEPSVKELSTILNVFWKKNKERV, encoded by the exons ATGTCAAAAG tgACAAAATTACCCCGACTACTCCTGTACAAGAGAAATGCCAGTCCACCGTCCAGCGCTGTCATGATTCTAGGTGATATGCTAGGATTAAATTTCGACTATAGGGAAcctgatttaataaaactggAGCATCGATCTCCAGAATTTAAGAAG ATAAACCCCATGGCAACCATCCCTGTGCTTCAGGATGGAGATGTAACTATATGTGAAAG TCACGCAATTATGAAATAcctagtaaataaatatggtgGTGAGAGATGTGAAAGGCTTTATCCCGCTGATTTGAGCGTCCGAGCTAACATTGATCAACTAATGTTCTATGATGCTGGGGTCTTGTTTGTTAGGCTTAAGGTTGTCGCG ctACCAACAATGCTTCAAGGATTAACAGGTCCAACCAAAGAGCAAGTTGCTGATATTGATGAAGGTTACACAGTACTCGAggcctatttaaataaacactcgTATATAGCAACTGATCATTTAACTATAGCTGATTTATCTGTTGGCACAACAACTACAGCATTGCAGTCAATACACAAGCTAGATAAAAATAG GTTTCCTCTAAGTGCAGAATGGCTGGAACGATTAAAGGGTGAAAAGtctttcaaaaaatttaatgaacctAGTGTAAAAGAATTATCCACAATATTAAACGTATTTTGGAAGAAAAATAAGGAGCgagtttaa
- the LOC116767431 gene encoding DNA-directed RNA polymerase III subunit RPC9, whose protein sequence is METIKANAAFLCNYEVMQILQKLKDNTQRKHKREASLATVTYETVHYLQNTECKNQSEECIQQFLEAMKSFKLTKSEKLMMVNTPPRTELEIQLIVQESEERLSEDDVAKIISIVNKILPVNT, encoded by the exons ATGGAGAC aattaaagCAAATGCCGCGTTTCTTTGCAATTATGAGGTTATGCAGATATTGCAGAAACTGAAAGACAATACTCAGAGAAAACATAAGCGAGAAGCTTCCTTGGCCACAGTCACATATGAG ACTGTACATTACCTGCAAAATACAGAATGTAAAAATCAAAGTGAAGAATGTATACAACAGTTTTTGGAAGCAATGAAAAGCTTTAAATTGACAAAGTCTGAAAAACTGATGATGGTCAATACACCTCCGAGAACTGAGCTGGAGATACAATTG ATAGTACAGGAGAGTGAAGAGAGGCTATCTGAAGATGATGTcgctaaaattatatcaatagttaacaaaattttgccTGTTAAtacataa
- the LOC116767794 gene encoding glutamine synthetase 1, mitochondrial-like, translating to MFTVRKIYPFVILLKKNYPTQKKLRYFSNEHFTSGVSKTNVPLNSIYNHYINLRLPEDKVLATYVWIDGSGINLRSKDRVLSKLPCDLEQVPNWSFDGSSTGQAKTENSDTLLIPSAIYRDPFRKAPHIVVLCETYYGDGTPTPTNYRANCAKVLSNLCDQDPWFGIEQEYTMFDTDLWPLGWPKCRGFPTIKSKFSYCGTGEYVAGREIAEVHTRACIYSGIDYGGSNAEVMKGSWEFQVGTSSGIKAADDLWMARYFLNRISEQFGTIISYHPKPMGKNQPGIGCHHNFSIKKMRDEGGIGEIERVCKVLCDQHDKFIKNYGLGDGNENKKRLTGKFETASFDSCRWAVADRGASVRLQRNVKLKGKGFLEDRRPAGDCDPYRVCCLLAETCL from the coding sequence atgtttaccgtaagaaaaatatatccttttgtaattttattgaaaaagaatTATCCTACTCAGAAAAAATTGCGTTATTTTAGTAATGAACATTTTACATCGGGTGTGTCGAAAACAAACGTACCACTAAATTCAATATacaatcattatattaatcttCGGTTACCAGAGGACAAAGTTTTAGCTACGTATGTTTGGATTGATGGAAGTGGAATAAATTTACGCTCGAAAGACCGAGTTTTAAGTAAACTGCCATGTGACTTAGAGCAAGTTCCCAACTGGTCTTTTGATGGCAGCTCTACTGGACAAGCAAAAACTGAAAATTCGGATACATTGTTAATTCCCTCAGCAATATATAGAGATCCTTTTCGAAAAGCCCCTCACATCGTGGTCCTTTGTGAAACATACTATGGAGATGGGACACCAACACCAACCAATTATAGAGCCAATTGTGCTAAAGTTCTTAGTAATCTTTGCGATCAAGATCCTTGGTTTGGTATAGAACAGGAATATACCATGTTTGATACAGATTTGTGGCCATTGGGATGGCCAAAATGCCGTGGATTTCCAACAATTAAATCGAAGTTTTCATATTGTGGAACGGGCGAGTATGTAGCTGGTAGAGAAATAGCTGAAGTCCACACAAGAGCTTGTATTTATTCCGGTATAGACTATGGAGGTTCCAATGCTGAGGTTATGAAGGGATCTTGGGAGTTTCAAGTCGGAACTTCTTCTGGTATAAAGGCTGCAGATGATTTGTGGATGGcaagatattttttgaatagaaTATCTGAACAATTTGGAACTATAATTAGTTACCACCCTAAACCGATGGGTAAGAATCAGCCAGGAATTGGATGTCATCACAATTTCAGTATAAAAAAGATGCGAGATGAAGGAGGAATTGGCGAGATTGAACGGGTCTGCAAAGTCTTATGCGATCAACatgataaattcataaaaaattatggttTAGGGgatggaaatgaaaataaaaaaagattaacaGGAAAATTTGAAACGGCATCTTTTGATTCATGTAGATGGGCTGTAGCAGACAGAGGTGCATCAGTACGACTTCAGAGAAATGTTAAATTGAAGGGAAAGGGGTTTTTAGAAGATCGAAGACCAGCTGGTGACTGTGATCCATATAGAGTGTGTTGCCTTCTTGCCGAAACTTGTCTCTag
- the LOC116767793 gene encoding glutamine synthetase 1, mitochondrial-like — MEKLFTCFSLLTKNVNNVYFISKRYMLKASINHILDKKVMDRYIRLPVPCNKVLATYCWIDGSGINLRCKDRILNCTPYSADVAPGWAFDGSSTGQATTANSDTSLKPCAVYRDPFRMEPHVLVLCEVYMGDGSPASTNHRKFCNDLCEFHRAEEPWFGLEQEYTMLDVDGWGLGWPKGGGFPAVNYEFSYCGIGAKYIAGRDICEAHTKSCLYAGCDFEGTNAEVMFACWEWQIGTTIGIKAADDMWMSRYIMGRIAEDYGVVITYHPKPMGPKHPGVGMHHNFSTKRMRSDGGYKFIEECIKRLEQNHMKHMKSYGNDEMTNRMRLSGKFETAPFDKFSWGIANRKSSIRLQRNIKEKGKGFMEDRRPAGDCDPYLVCGLLMDTCLGSAGGGKGGKCK, encoded by the coding sequence atggagAAATTATTTACctgtttttctttattgacTAAAAACGTAAATAATGTGTACTTTATATCAAAAAGATATATGCTTAAGGCATCGATCAACCACATCTTGGACAAGAAAGTTATGGACAGATATATACGACTCCCCGTGCCTTGTAATAAGGTTTTAGCAACGTATTGCTGGATAGACGGTTCAGGTATTAATCTAAGATGTaaagatagaattttaaattgcacTCCTTATAGCGCTGACGTGGCGCCAGGATGGGCATTTGATGGAAGTTCCACCGGTCAAGCCACCACAGCTAATTCTGACACTTCGTTAAAACCATGTGCGGTTTATCGAGATCCGTTCAGAATGGAACCTCATGTCCTTGTCTTGTGTGAAGTATATATGGGAGATGGTTCGCCGGCTTCCACTAAccatagaaaattttgtaatgatttatGCGAATTTCATAGAGCGGAAGAACCATGGTTTGGATTGGAACAAGAATATACGATGCTAGATGTCGACGGCTGGGGCTTGGGCTGGCCCAAAGGTGGTGGATTTCCTGCTGTTAATTACGAATTCTCTTATTGTGGAATCGGAGCTAAGTATATTGCAGGTCGGGATATTTGTGAAGCTCATACTAAAAGCTGTCTTTATGCGGGTTGTGATTTCGAAGGCACAAATGCGGAAGTAATGTTCGCTTGTTGGGAATGGCAAATTGGAACTACTATAGGAATAAAAGCCGCAGATGATATGTGGATGTCGCGATATATCATGGGTAGGATAGCTGAAGACTATGGTGTTGTCATTACTTATCATCCAAAACCCATGGGACCCAAGCATCCTGGCGTGGGCATGCATCACAATTTTAGTACTAAAAGAATGCGTTCAGATGGGGGTTATAAGTTTATTGAAGAATGTATCAAACGACTTGAACAAAATCACATGAAACACATGAAGAGCTACGGAAATGATGAAATGACTAACCGAATGCGTTTGTCTGGAAAGTTCGAGACTGCGCCCTTTGACAAGTTCTCATGGGGAATAGCAAATAGAAAGAGTTCGATTCGTttgcaaagaaatataaaagaaaagggTAAAGGCTTTATGGAGGACAGGAGACCAGCTGGGGACTGTGACCCTTACCTAGTTTGTGGCCTATTGATGGATACCTGTTTGGGATCTGCTGGTGGTGGCAAGGGTggaaaatgcaaataa
- the LOC116767339 gene encoding SERPINE1 mRNA-binding protein 1-like: MENSYGVGTDNRYALFLDDESDPLDALKAREQAKELKKKTKEAEKENKGKPEAKPKGGSVVTRKGIKETQNVKSQEIKSGEQQKNKGPPRTNDRNSERPPPRRREDRPQNGAVEGKEGARPPRREFGDRRPNFERRNFNDNSEGGERRGPRPPREPREGQRGPRPGFDGRGKREFDRRSGSDKTGVKPVDKREGAGPHNWGTIKDDIDELNKTGSEGEVAEEKAPDATGAGDGQQSEPERAPPAEEEPRELTLDEYKALRNAQRMAPQYNLRKAGEGEDLSQWKNLVLLEKKKEGGEEDDSDEEYDIADYPQRVGRQKRVLGIEFTFNDTARRGGTGGRGRGRGRGRGGRGGGTGAGVPREEAAPEERPAAKNQVAPPKVDDSKDFPSLS, translated from the coding sequence ATGGAGAATTCCTACGGTGTGGGGACCGATAACAGATACGCTCTTTTCTTGGACGATGAGTCCGATCCTCTTGATGCGTTAAAAGCTCGAGAGCAAGCAAAAGAGCTCAAGAAAAAGACCAAAGAGGCGGAAAAAGAGAACAAGGGGAAACCTGAGGCCAAACCTAAGGGCGGCAGTGTCGTCACGAGGAAGGGCATCAAGGAAACTCAGAACGTGAAGTCTCAAGAAATTAAGAGTGGTGAACAACAAAAGAACAAAGGTCCACCTCGGACAAACGATCGCAATTCGGAGCGGCCGCCGCCTCGGCGTCGCGAGGATCGTCCTCAGAACGGAGCCGTCGAAGGTAAGGAGGGTGCGCGACCTCCTCGCAGGGAATTCGGTGACCGAAGGCCTAATTTTGAGCGACGTAACTTCAACGATAACTCTGAAGGAGGAGAACGTCGCGGTCCGAGGCCCCCACGTGAGCCGCGTGAAGGACAACGTGGTCCGCGACCGGGCTTCGATGGCCGAGGCAAGCGTGAGTTTGACAGACGGTCAGGCTCTGACAAAACTGGCGTTAAACCGGTAGACAAGCGCGAGGGTGCCGGTCCTCACAATTGGGGAACTATAAAGGACGATATCGATGAATTGAACAAAACCGGATCCGAAGGTGAAGTGGCCGAGGAGAAAGCGCCGGACGCGACCGGCGCTGGCGACGGTCAGCAATCGGAGCCCGAGCGCGCTCCGCCCGCCGAGGAGGAGCCCCGCGAGCTCACCCTGGACGAGTACAAGGCGCTCCGTAACGCTCAACGCATGGCTCCACAGTACAATCTCCGGAAGGCCGGCGAAGGTGAGGATCTTAGCCAGTGGAAGAATCTAGTTCTGCTGGAGAAGAAGAAGGAGGGGGGCGAGGAGGACGACAGTGATGAGGAGTACGACATCGCTGACTACCCCCAGCGAGTCGGACGTCAGAAACGCGTGCTGGGCATTGAGTTCACTTTCAACGACACGGCGCGGCGCGGAGGCACCGGCGGCCGCGGGCGAGGACGCGGACGCGGGCGCGGAGGGCGCGGTGGAGGGACGGGGGCCGGAGTGCCGCGCGAGGAAGCTGCACCCGAGGAGCGGCCGGCGGCCAAGAACCAGGTCGCTCCGCCGAAGGTGGACGACAGCAAGGATTTCCCTTCACTCAGCTAG
- the LOC116767338 gene encoding E3 ubiquitin-protein ligase HECW2 isoform X4 — protein sequence MGVISKTFGVVFSLLFEQEIMSYVPASGAPEPSPVASPAAARSTRAPAPQRRDFEAKLRAFYRKLESKGYGQGPGKLKLHIRREHLLEDAFRRIMSCSKKELQKGKLCVLWEGEEGLDYGGPSREFFFLLSRELFNPYYGLFEYSANDTYTVHVSPMSAFVDNHHEWFRFSGRVLGLALVHGYLLEAWFTRALYRALLRLPPALEDVDALDAQFAASLRWLQSARCVSSLELTFAVSERLADGRVLERELRPGGRELAVTERNKKDYLERLVRWRVQRGVADQTEWLVRGFHEVVDPRLVAAFDARELELVIAGAPELDVADWRTHTEYRGGYHDHHPVILAFWQAIDRFTNEQRLRLVQFVTGTSSIPYEGFSALRGSTGPRRFCIERWGRTESLPRAHTCFNRLDLPPYPTLQLLHEKLLLAVEETNTFGIE from the exons CCTCTTCGAGCAGGAGATTATGAGTTACGTGCCGGCATCTGGGGCTCCAGAACCTTCGCCGGTGGCGTCCCCGGCCGCCGCGAGGAGCACCAGGGCTCCCGCCCCCCAGAGAAGGGACTTCGAGGCCAAACTACGAGCCTTCTATAGAAAACTCGAGAGCAAAGGATACGGTCAAGGACCAGGGAAGCTAAA ACTACACATCCGGCGCGAACATCTGCTAGAAGACGCGTTCAGACGGATCATGTCTTGTAGCAAGAAGGAGCTCCAGAAAGGCAAGCTGTGTGTGCTGTGGGAGGGCGAAGAGGGCCTGGACTACGGCGGACCCAGCAGGGAGTTCTTCTTCCTCCTGTCCAGGGAACTCTTCAACCCTTACTATGGACTGTTCGAATATTCAGCGAACGACACATACACAGTCCACGTGTCGCCGATGTCCGCCTTCGTCGACAATCATCACGAATG GTTCAGATTCTCCGGTCGCGTGTTGGGGTTGGCGTTAGTTCACGGCTACCTGTTAGAGGCGTGGTTCACTCGAGCCCTGTACCGAGCCCTGCTCCGCCTGCCGCCGGCTCTCGAGGACGTGGACGCGCTCGACGCACAGTTCGCCGCGTCACTGAGATGGCTTCAG TCCGCTCGCTGCGTGTCCTCACTGGAGCTGACGTTCGCGGTGTCCGAGCGTCTGGCGGACGGGCGGGTGTTAGAGAGAGAGCTGAGGCCGGGCGGGCGGGAGCTGGCCGTCACCGAGAGGAACAAGAAGGACTACCTCGAGAGACTGGTCCGCTGGCGCGTGCAGAGAGGAGTCGCCGATCAGACGGAGTGGCTCGTCAGGGGGTTCCATGAG GTGGTAGACCCTCGCTTGGTGGCAGCCTTCGATGCTCGCGAGCTGGAGCTGGTGATCGCGGGCGCCCCCGAGCTGGACGTGGCGGACTGGAGGACACACACAGAATACAGGGGAGGATACCACGACCACCACCCCGTCATACTCGCCTTCTGGCAGGCCATCGACAG ATTCACGAACGAGCAGCGTCTCCGGCTGGTTCAGTTCGTGACGGGAACGTCGTCTATACCGTACGAAGGCTTCTCGGCGCTCCGCGGGTCCACGGGGCCGCGGCGGTTCTGCATAGAGCGCTGGGGTCGCACGGAGTCCCTCCCGCGAGCTCACACCTGCTTCAACCGCCTCGACCTGCCGCCTTACCCCACGCTGCAGCTGCTGCACGAGAAGCTGCTCCTGGCCGTGGAGGAAACCAACACCTTCGGCATAGAATGA